The Edaphobacter sp. 12200R-103 genome contains a region encoding:
- a CDS encoding electron transfer flavoprotein subunit beta/FixA family protein produces the protein MKIVVAIKQVPERDAPIRIAADGRWIEEGDLNYTINEPDAYALEEALQFKEKQGTGEVVVISAGPERVQSTLREALAKGADRAIHIECDDPGSRDTLGVAQILAEAIRAESPDLILTGLQSDDLGLGQTGVVLAELLGIPHATIIMQIEPTAGGLKVKRELEDGWFQHLEMPLPALLTMQSGGNKLRYATLMGIKKAKTKELKSVPAATSASGPAVSLERVYLPEKQKKTEMLTGSPQEIAAKIVEKLKFEVRVL, from the coding sequence GTGAAGATCGTCGTAGCCATCAAACAGGTGCCGGAACGTGATGCTCCCATTCGCATCGCTGCAGACGGCCGATGGATCGAAGAGGGTGACCTGAACTACACCATCAACGAGCCGGACGCCTACGCGCTCGAAGAGGCGCTACAGTTCAAGGAGAAGCAAGGGACGGGAGAGGTCGTCGTCATCTCCGCCGGTCCGGAGCGCGTGCAGAGCACCCTGCGTGAGGCGCTGGCCAAAGGAGCCGATCGGGCGATCCATATCGAGTGTGACGATCCGGGCTCGCGCGATACGCTCGGCGTCGCGCAGATTCTGGCAGAGGCGATCAGGGCCGAATCCCCCGACCTGATCCTGACGGGCCTGCAGTCCGACGATCTTGGGCTGGGGCAGACAGGAGTGGTGCTTGCCGAGTTGCTCGGCATACCACACGCCACCATCATCATGCAGATCGAGCCCACCGCCGGCGGCCTGAAGGTCAAGCGCGAGCTCGAGGATGGATGGTTTCAGCACCTGGAGATGCCCCTGCCCGCGCTGCTGACGATGCAGTCCGGCGGAAACAAGCTGCGATATGCCACGCTGATGGGGATCAAGAAGGCGAAGACGAAGGAACTGAAGTCCGTTCCTGCAGCGACGTCGGCCAGCGGACCTGCCGTGTCGCTCGAGCGCGTGTATCTGCCGGAGAAACAGAAGAAGACCGAGATGCTGACCGGCTCCCCGCAGGAGATTGCCGCAAAGATCGTCGAGAAGCTGAAGTTTGAGGTGAGGGTGCTATGA
- the scpB gene encoding SMC-Scp complex subunit ScpB, giving the protein MSLKAKIEAVIYASEEPVTLSQLMGLLGQEAQAELDQIAQAQQALALEGEEQNSDESSSEANDARDTDVEGLNEEIVDSDETSPDDASAPGPEGGAEPVTEAAESHQEMGSFPEEVATAAATESSQDEEEAETPGRQSAREAKEEKERNRKLREYFRSILDQLIVEYANDHRGLEIREVASGYRMATKPEYHDAVRGFVKSLKPPLKLSLQALETLAVVAYKQPITAPEVSEIRGVDSGGVLGSLMARKLVTTAGRKQVIGRPILYKTTKDFLLRFGLKDINELPSIEEFEKMAGELAEQEEIPMEPAPEHHAPESAEELEPERHTHLPQADGSPDPVDDPLDDQLPDDEPESIGAEATEEPVQGESSDLVEEPAE; this is encoded by the coding sequence ATGAGCCTCAAAGCAAAGATCGAAGCCGTCATTTACGCATCGGAAGAACCGGTGACCCTTTCCCAGCTGATGGGCCTGCTCGGCCAGGAGGCCCAGGCCGAGCTTGACCAGATTGCGCAGGCCCAACAGGCGCTTGCCCTGGAGGGAGAGGAGCAGAACAGCGACGAGAGTTCCTCTGAAGCGAACGACGCACGTGATACCGATGTAGAGGGTTTGAACGAAGAGATTGTCGACTCGGATGAGACGTCTCCTGACGATGCCTCTGCCCCCGGGCCGGAGGGAGGGGCCGAGCCTGTCACCGAAGCGGCGGAGTCCCATCAGGAGATGGGATCTTTTCCGGAAGAAGTTGCCACCGCAGCTGCTACCGAGTCTTCTCAGGATGAGGAGGAGGCCGAGACTCCCGGACGGCAGTCCGCGCGAGAGGCGAAGGAGGAGAAGGAGAGAAACCGGAAACTGCGCGAGTACTTCCGCTCCATTCTCGACCAGCTGATTGTCGAGTACGCTAACGATCATCGCGGCCTGGAGATTCGTGAGGTTGCAAGCGGCTATCGCATGGCCACCAAGCCGGAGTATCACGACGCGGTGCGGGGTTTTGTAAAGTCGCTCAAGCCGCCCTTGAAGCTCTCGCTGCAGGCACTGGAGACGCTGGCAGTTGTGGCCTATAAGCAGCCGATTACGGCGCCGGAGGTGTCGGAGATTCGTGGGGTCGACTCGGGCGGCGTGCTGGGTTCGTTGATGGCCCGTAAGCTGGTGACGACTGCGGGACGCAAGCAGGTCATCGGACGGCCAATTCTCTATAAAACGACGAAGGACTTTCTTCTGCGCTTCGGGCTGAAGGACATCAACGAACTGCCCTCGATCGAGGAGTTCGAGAAGATGGCGGGAGAACTGGCCGAACAGGAGGAGATTCCTATGGAGCCGGCGCCGGAGCATCATGCACCGGAGAGCGCCGAGGAACTGGAACCAGAGCGGCATACGCATCTTCCGCAGGCCGACGGCAGCCCCGACCCGGTCGATGATCCGCTCGACGATCAGCTTCCCGACGATGAGCCTGAGAGCATAGGGGCTGAAGCGACAGAAGAGCCTGTGCAGGGCGAGAGCAGTGATCTTGTGGAGGAACCCGCCGAGTAG
- a CDS encoding pseudouridine synthase — translation MTEPTEQRGERLQKILAGAGVTSRRKAEQLILEGRVQVNGKVVTELGTRADADRDHIRVDGKLLHGKEQRRYYMLNKPRGYVTTLSDPEKRPTVVELMASKRGPHGDSVRLYPVGRLDYLSEGLLLMTNDGGLANKLSKAAAGVEKTYLVKVAGAPSQEAVDQLRRGIMIDRGRLNEVRSGRRDRVLTSPAKIEQVRGGDNPWFELTLTEGRNRQIRKMFEEVGHHVEKIRRIGYGALRLDVPPGEYRELTQGEVMALERAAHGLKVTPKQRVPEFAQLKKPVPPKKKQRPVPRTEGRRG, via the coding sequence ATGACCGAACCGACCGAACAGAGGGGCGAACGCCTGCAGAAGATCCTTGCGGGAGCGGGAGTGACGAGCCGTCGCAAGGCGGAACAGCTCATTCTGGAGGGACGGGTCCAGGTCAATGGCAAGGTCGTCACCGAGCTGGGAACCCGTGCGGACGCCGACCGGGATCACATTCGCGTCGATGGCAAACTGCTGCATGGAAAAGAGCAGCGCCGCTACTACATGCTGAACAAGCCGCGAGGCTATGTCACCACGCTCTCCGATCCGGAGAAACGTCCCACGGTCGTTGAGCTGATGGCCAGCAAGCGTGGGCCTCATGGGGATTCCGTGCGTCTCTACCCGGTCGGGCGCCTCGATTATCTCTCTGAGGGCCTGCTGCTGATGACGAACGATGGGGGACTGGCCAACAAGCTGTCAAAGGCTGCAGCAGGCGTGGAGAAGACTTACCTCGTGAAGGTAGCCGGGGCACCGTCGCAGGAGGCGGTCGATCAGCTTCGCCGGGGCATTATGATCGATCGCGGCCGCCTGAACGAGGTGCGCAGCGGTCGCAGGGATCGCGTTCTTACATCGCCGGCAAAGATCGAGCAGGTGAGGGGCGGGGATAATCCGTGGTTTGAGCTTACCCTGACGGAGGGCCGAAACCGGCAGATCCGCAAGATGTTCGAGGAGGTTGGGCATCATGTGGAGAAGATCCGCCGAATCGGCTATGGCGCTCTGCGGCTCGATGTGCCTCCCGGGGAGTATCGTGAGCTGACGCAGGGAGAGGTGATGGCTCTAGAGAGAGCCGCACATGGCCTGAAGGTCACGCCGAAGCAGAGGGTTCCGGAGTTCGCCCAGCTCAAAAAGCCTGTTCCTCCGAAGAAGAAGCAACGTCCGGTCCCGAGGACCGAGGGCCGGCGGGGCTGA
- a CDS encoding (Fe-S)-binding protein, with the protein MALPPTFASAMLLLPDEDLRFSGSLAEPGAFKSVETGLLVVGILLSTGLFFWRFAPILSIILRSRKDTSYTLRPLGQRIWTFFSEVLCQSKVIRQRPLPGLAHAFVFWGFLAFALVSLNHIALGFGMGFLSPTGAAGRFYFFFAAVWALLVAVSITALFIRRFFVRPVWLGQKLSYESGVIAFLIFLLMVSYLGAFFVQDGSTAVHLLWWTHTLTLLVFLPLIPHTKHLHLVLSPVTVFLKNGGYAQIPPLAGDEDFGLVAGKDITQLISLQTYSCVECGRCTEHCPASTTGKVLNPKEIILGLRTYLNGFGPQSDSPLLTESPVTSPDNPPANYLSMEAAFECTTCGSCEFQCPVGIQHVPVIVGLRRGATNTGAWEDDYGTKLFLALEKNGNALGLSSLERDKFLQKQGFPIFDGTQEYCLWLGCMGSYDPKGREIIADFARVMQHLGTNFGVLKKEKCTGDPARRLGNDLVFQNLAEAGLKSFEAAKVKKIVTICPHCVRTIATDWREFGIAPEIEHHSEFMARHKDQLSEDKWKVPSIVYHDPCYLGRYRGIYEEPRTIVEQSGFIIEASRSRERSFCCGAGGGLAFLGEEAGERVSHVRAKELTDTGAQIIATACPFCNTMFRDALTAVSEHPPQLLDIAQLTARALPASQPAANQSPESGGAQ; encoded by the coding sequence ATGGCTCTACCCCCTACCTTCGCGAGCGCCATGCTCCTGTTGCCAGACGAAGACCTCAGATTCTCGGGCTCCCTTGCGGAGCCCGGCGCATTTAAGTCAGTCGAGACAGGCCTTCTAGTCGTAGGAATTCTTCTCTCCACCGGACTCTTCTTCTGGCGCTTCGCCCCCATCCTCAGCATCATCCTGCGCTCCAGGAAGGACACAAGCTACACGCTGCGCCCTCTCGGCCAGCGCATCTGGACCTTTTTCTCCGAGGTTCTTTGCCAGTCGAAGGTCATACGCCAAAGGCCGCTTCCCGGTCTGGCCCACGCCTTCGTCTTCTGGGGATTCCTTGCCTTCGCCCTCGTCAGCCTGAACCACATCGCCCTGGGGTTCGGCATGGGATTCCTGTCCCCCACCGGCGCGGCAGGCCGCTTCTACTTTTTCTTCGCCGCCGTCTGGGCACTGTTAGTTGCGGTCTCGATCACCGCGCTCTTTATTCGGCGCTTTTTCGTCCGGCCAGTCTGGCTTGGCCAGAAACTCTCCTATGAGTCCGGCGTGATCGCCTTCCTGATCTTCCTCCTCATGGTGAGTTACCTGGGGGCCTTTTTCGTTCAGGACGGCAGTACAGCGGTCCATCTGCTGTGGTGGACCCATACCCTGACCCTTTTGGTCTTTCTTCCTCTGATTCCTCACACGAAGCACCTTCACCTGGTGCTCAGCCCCGTAACCGTCTTCCTTAAGAACGGTGGTTACGCCCAGATCCCTCCTCTAGCGGGAGATGAGGACTTCGGACTGGTCGCCGGAAAGGATATCACCCAGCTCATCTCGCTCCAGACCTACAGCTGCGTGGAGTGTGGCCGGTGCACGGAGCACTGCCCCGCCTCAACAACCGGCAAGGTTCTCAATCCAAAAGAGATCATCCTCGGGCTGCGTACTTACCTGAACGGGTTCGGGCCTCAATCGGACTCTCCCCTGCTTACTGAATCTCCCGTCACTTCTCCGGACAATCCTCCTGCAAATTATCTGAGCATGGAGGCTGCCTTTGAGTGCACGACCTGCGGGAGCTGCGAGTTCCAGTGCCCGGTGGGGATTCAGCATGTGCCTGTAATAGTTGGGCTTAGGCGGGGAGCTACGAATACCGGAGCCTGGGAGGACGACTACGGGACGAAGCTCTTTCTCGCCCTCGAAAAGAACGGCAATGCTCTCGGGCTAAGCTCTCTTGAGAGGGATAAGTTCCTTCAGAAACAGGGTTTCCCCATCTTCGATGGCACCCAGGAGTACTGCCTGTGGCTGGGCTGCATGGGGAGCTACGACCCGAAAGGCCGTGAGATTATCGCCGACTTCGCCCGGGTCATGCAGCACCTGGGGACCAACTTCGGCGTCCTCAAAAAGGAGAAGTGCACAGGAGACCCCGCGCGGCGGCTGGGGAACGATCTCGTCTTCCAGAATCTGGCCGAAGCGGGGCTGAAGAGCTTCGAGGCAGCCAAGGTCAAAAAGATCGTTACGATCTGCCCGCACTGCGTGCGCACCATCGCGACCGACTGGAGGGAGTTCGGCATCGCGCCAGAGATCGAGCATCACTCCGAGTTCATGGCGCGGCACAAAGACCAGTTGTCTGAGGATAAGTGGAAGGTTCCATCGATCGTATATCACGACCCTTGTTACCTCGGACGATACAGAGGTATCTATGAAGAACCTCGCACAATTGTCGAACAAAGTGGATTCATAATCGAAGCTTCGCGTTCGCGCGAACGTAGCTTCTGCTGCGGAGCAGGTGGGGGGCTCGCTTTTCTCGGCGAAGAAGCCGGGGAGCGGGTAAGCCACGTCCGCGCCAAAGAACTAACGGATACTGGCGCTCAGATAATCGCTACCGCCTGTCCTTTCTGCAATACGATGTTCCGCGATGCACTGACTGCCGTCTCAGAGCATCCACCGCAGTTGCTGGATATCGCGCAGCTTACCGCCCGTGCCCTGCCAGCATCGCAACCAGCAGCAAACCAGTCACCGGAATCAGGAGGAGCGCAGTGA
- a CDS encoding acyltransferase has product MPQYTYRELKPTAEAESTFRRWLAQLNDEFTRHQSVDRRSEIVRDELYQMYLGRPHGGRTPATLTSELASHAQMECFDPRNVTLEPEYYGDIDAEKYAIRKPLIWFWQMFDRSPLGLNHWLGFRFRCMLGHHIFKSMGKGVKIFHNVEFTYGYNLTIEDNCTIHRNVLLDDRGGIILREGTSVSDYANIYSHTHDINVQADVTNKLTELGPRARITYHATVLAGANVGENAMLGAMGLATKAVPADVVSVGIPAKVKRGKGQSA; this is encoded by the coding sequence ATGCCTCAGTACACCTATCGCGAACTGAAGCCGACAGCCGAGGCGGAGTCCACTTTTCGCCGTTGGCTGGCGCAGCTGAACGACGAATTCACGCGGCACCAGTCTGTTGACCGCCGGTCGGAGATTGTGCGCGATGAGCTTTACCAGATGTATCTGGGAAGGCCCCACGGAGGACGTACGCCGGCCACGCTGACCAGCGAGCTTGCAAGTCATGCGCAGATGGAGTGCTTCGATCCTCGCAATGTAACGCTCGAGCCGGAGTACTACGGCGACATCGATGCGGAGAAATATGCGATCCGCAAGCCGTTGATCTGGTTCTGGCAGATGTTCGATCGATCTCCGCTGGGGCTGAATCACTGGCTGGGTTTCCGGTTCCGCTGCATGCTGGGGCATCACATCTTCAAGTCCATGGGAAAGGGCGTGAAGATCTTTCACAATGTGGAGTTCACCTACGGGTACAACCTCACCATCGAGGACAACTGCACCATCCACAGGAATGTGCTGCTGGACGATCGCGGGGGGATCATTCTGCGCGAGGGGACAAGCGTCTCGGACTACGCAAATATCTATTCGCACACTCATGACATCAACGTTCAGGCCGATGTGACCAACAAGCTGACGGAACTGGGGCCGCGGGCGCGAATTACCTATCACGCAACGGTGCTGGCAGGAGCAAATGTCGGCGAGAATGCGATGCTGGGAGCGATGGGGCTGGCGACGAAGGCTGTTCCGGCTGACGTTGTCTCGGTGGGGATTCCGGCGAAGGTGAAGCGGGGGAAGGGCCAGTCTGCTTAG
- a CDS encoding site-2 protease family protein: MDQNVILILFQVFALVLAFSVHECAHAWVAWRLGDPTARMLGRVTLNPLKHLDLFGSVLMPLIALVYHWPLIGWAKPTPVTARNFKNYKRDDILVTLAGPASNLLLATGALILLLLIKHFVSGGAVAVFTAMALAMHYPGVSTENLPALFPVALLLYFIILINLLLFVFNLVPFPPLDGSRILRHFLPYNALQLYDRMGMLALWIFMLLAGGFIFRVFLYPLQSAFDGILAAL, encoded by the coding sequence ATGGATCAGAACGTCATTCTCATACTCTTCCAGGTGTTTGCGCTCGTACTGGCCTTTAGCGTTCATGAGTGCGCGCATGCCTGGGTGGCATGGCGGCTGGGCGATCCTACGGCCCGGATGCTGGGCCGTGTGACGCTGAACCCGCTGAAGCATCTGGACCTTTTCGGCTCGGTGCTGATGCCTTTGATTGCCCTGGTCTATCACTGGCCGCTGATCGGCTGGGCGAAGCCAACTCCGGTGACGGCGCGGAACTTTAAGAACTACAAGCGGGACGACATTCTGGTGACCCTGGCGGGACCGGCAAGCAATCTTCTGCTGGCGACAGGGGCGCTGATTCTGCTGCTGCTGATCAAGCATTTTGTCTCCGGCGGAGCAGTGGCGGTCTTCACGGCCATGGCGTTGGCGATGCATTATCCCGGTGTCTCCACGGAGAATCTGCCGGCGCTGTTTCCCGTAGCGCTGCTGCTCTACTTCATCATCCTGATCAACCTGCTGCTGTTTGTGTTCAATCTGGTTCCATTTCCTCCTTTGGATGGAAGCCGGATTCTGCGTCACTTTCTTCCGTACAACGCGCTGCAGCTTTATGACCGCATGGGGATGCTGGCGCTGTGGATCTTTATGCTGCTGGCTGGAGGGTTCATCTTCCGCGTCTTTCTCTACCCGCTGCAGTCGGCGTTTGACGGTATCCTGGCGGCGCTTTAG
- a CDS encoding SIMPL domain-containing protein yields MTRFRIATLSLVLTGLTFSSQAQTIQVNKENRTIAITATDKVTAIADQATLHVGFIAYGPDSNTAYANGSKLSNGIVKALTGAGVPKESIQSESQQVAPVQNYQLDKLTEAQKAQRQFQVTQSWTIKMNADDAAKALDVAVKAGANQSGQIDWGFKDENAPETQAAAKALKRAHDQAEQMATSLNAKLGSLLYASNEVQPSGPRPMFRAMAAAPAMEKVQPLAINPREVEKMATIYAVFAIE; encoded by the coding sequence ATGACGCGATTTCGCATTGCCACCCTCAGCCTTGTATTGACTGGCCTTACTTTCTCGAGCCAGGCCCAGACCATTCAGGTCAATAAAGAGAACCGGACGATCGCCATTACGGCAACGGACAAAGTTACGGCGATTGCCGATCAGGCGACGCTGCATGTGGGCTTTATCGCCTATGGTCCTGATAGCAATACGGCGTATGCGAATGGCTCGAAGCTGTCCAATGGGATTGTGAAGGCGCTGACCGGCGCAGGTGTTCCGAAGGAGTCCATCCAGAGCGAGAGCCAGCAGGTTGCGCCCGTCCAGAACTACCAGCTCGACAAGCTGACCGAGGCCCAGAAGGCGCAGAGGCAGTTTCAAGTGACACAAAGCTGGACGATCAAGATGAATGCGGATGATGCCGCAAAGGCGCTGGATGTAGCGGTGAAGGCCGGCGCGAATCAGTCGGGTCAGATCGACTGGGGCTTCAAGGACGAGAATGCGCCCGAGACGCAGGCTGCAGCCAAGGCTCTGAAGCGTGCGCACGACCAGGCCGAACAGATGGCGACCAGTTTGAACGCCAAGCTGGGTTCACTGCTGTATGCCAGTAATGAGGTTCAGCCCAGCGGTCCCCGGCCCATGTTCCGCGCGATGGCGGCGGCGCCTGCGATGGAAAAGGTTCAGCCGCTGGCGATCAATCCGCGGGAAGTGGAGAAGATGGCCACGATCTATGCTGTCTTCGCCATCGAATAA
- a CDS encoding inorganic phosphate transporter yields MATPATLPGSLLDEKLKKSSPGKVGAVLFGLLLVCGLGYIVSQLAKDLSFAHTGSIFPYFLLGIALLIALGFEFVNGFHDTANAVATVIYTHSLEPHIAVVWSGLWNFVGVLTSSGAVAYAVITLLPVELILKVSKGSGFAMVFALLVAAILWNLATWWRGLPASSSHTMIGSIIGVGITNQMLHGASGVSGVDWEQVTKVFKALLFSPLVGFLGAAVLFGLFKLLLRDPRLYEAPKGTEPPPFYIRALLVLTCTGVSFAHGSNDGQKGMGLIMLILVGTVPTAYALNHAVTRSQVQTFVAVSQQTSDAVSHYLDPNAVVADSGQELEHFVSTHQFQPDTMLAMRQMINDIQNEVTRYGDLGRVPANMQANVRNQMYLVSETMRLLPKYGPSNISDHDKKVFGNYKGFLDRSTKFIPSWVKVAVALALGLGTMVGWKRIVVTVGEKIGKTHLTYAQGASAELVAMATILAADGYGLPVSTTHVLSSGVAGTMAANKSGLQAATLRDIALAWVFTLPAAAVLAGGLYWLFNLLVK; encoded by the coding sequence ATGGCGACGCCAGCCACGCTTCCAGGTTCTCTTCTCGACGAAAAGCTGAAAAAGTCCTCCCCCGGTAAAGTTGGAGCTGTCCTCTTTGGCTTGTTGCTGGTGTGTGGGCTTGGCTACATCGTCAGCCAGCTTGCAAAGGACCTGTCGTTCGCCCACACCGGTTCGATCTTTCCCTACTTTCTGCTGGGAATCGCTTTGCTGATCGCCCTTGGGTTTGAGTTTGTCAACGGCTTCCATGACACGGCGAATGCGGTTGCGACGGTGATCTATACACACTCTCTGGAGCCTCATATCGCGGTCGTCTGGTCGGGGCTCTGGAACTTTGTCGGCGTGCTCACCAGCTCGGGAGCAGTAGCGTATGCGGTGATTACGCTGCTGCCTGTCGAGCTGATCCTGAAGGTCAGCAAGGGATCGGGCTTCGCCATGGTCTTTGCGCTGCTGGTGGCGGCCATCCTGTGGAATCTCGCTACCTGGTGGCGCGGCCTGCCTGCCTCCAGCTCACATACCATGATCGGCTCCATTATCGGCGTCGGCATCACCAACCAGATGTTGCACGGCGCCAGCGGCGTGAGCGGCGTGGACTGGGAGCAGGTGACAAAGGTCTTCAAGGCGCTGCTGTTTTCCCCGCTGGTTGGATTTCTGGGCGCGGCAGTGCTGTTTGGGCTGTTCAAGCTGTTGCTGCGCGATCCGCGTCTTTATGAGGCTCCGAAAGGTACGGAGCCGCCGCCCTTCTATATTCGCGCGCTGCTGGTCCTCACCTGCACCGGTGTCAGTTTTGCCCATGGATCCAATGACGGCCAGAAGGGAATGGGGCTGATCATGCTGATTCTGGTGGGCACCGTACCAACCGCCTATGCTTTGAACCATGCCGTCACCCGGTCCCAGGTTCAGACCTTTGTGGCGGTCTCGCAGCAGACCTCGGATGCTGTTTCGCATTATCTCGATCCGAATGCCGTCGTGGCGGATTCCGGCCAGGAGCTGGAGCATTTTGTTTCTACGCATCAATTTCAGCCGGATACCATGCTGGCAATGCGGCAGATGATCAACGATATTCAGAACGAGGTCACCCGCTACGGCGACCTTGGGCGCGTGCCCGCCAATATGCAGGCCAACGTTCGCAACCAGATGTACCTTGTAAGCGAGACGATGCGCCTGTTGCCGAAGTATGGCCCCAGCAACATCTCCGACCACGATAAAAAGGTCTTCGGAAACTACAAGGGCTTTCTGGACCGTTCTACGAAGTTCATTCCTTCGTGGGTGAAGGTAGCGGTTGCTCTGGCCCTGGGACTGGGAACGATGGTTGGGTGGAAGCGAATCGTGGTGACGGTCGGCGAGAAGATCGGCAAGACTCACCTGACGTACGCGCAGGGCGCCTCGGCCGAACTGGTGGCGATGGCGACCATCCTCGCGGCGGATGGGTACGGGTTACCGGTCAGCACGACCCACGTACTTTCGTCGGGCGTGGCCGGGACGATGGCCGCCAACAAGAGCGGCCTGCAGGCGGCGACGCTGCGCGATATTGCCCTGGCATGGGTCTTTACGCTTCCGGCTGCGGCCGTCCTTGCTGGAGGCCTGTACTGGCTGTTCAATTTGCTGGTGAAATAG
- a CDS encoding ScpA family protein: MTDETLHPDNATPKVYEATEQEALTPHEETAQEPQAQEPFALKHPVPAPAPEPKRQAKEKDREKEEASQSPFSVIVGQVYDGPLDLLLDLIRKQNIDIYDIPIARITEQFLEYTHKLQQTDVDAAGEFIYTASLLIHIKSKMLLPRDPSDVAGGEAEDPRRELVERLLEHERFKAAAQMLMQKQQIEEATWTNPGIRDFRDSADAEREIAADTVDLVRVFQDILGRLRKRPVLDVDEESVTVAQMIDYVKRRLVMEDKAVSLRKLLHNTHTERALICMFLAMLELVRLQAVLFYQPVVQGDILIKKAENFDQVFADQQQARDDWK, from the coding sequence ATGACCGACGAAACTCTTCATCCTGACAATGCAACGCCGAAGGTTTATGAAGCGACAGAGCAGGAAGCTCTGACGCCTCATGAAGAGACCGCGCAGGAGCCGCAAGCGCAGGAACCGTTTGCGCTGAAGCATCCTGTGCCTGCTCCAGCGCCGGAGCCGAAGCGGCAGGCAAAGGAGAAGGACAGGGAGAAGGAAGAGGCATCGCAGTCGCCGTTTTCGGTGATCGTGGGGCAGGTCTACGATGGCCCGCTCGACCTTCTGCTGGACCTGATCCGGAAGCAGAATATCGACATCTACGATATCCCTATCGCGCGGATTACTGAACAGTTTCTGGAGTACACACATAAGCTGCAACAGACGGATGTGGACGCCGCGGGGGAGTTCATCTACACGGCTTCGCTGCTGATTCATATCAAGTCGAAGATGCTGCTTCCTCGCGATCCCAGTGACGTGGCCGGAGGCGAGGCGGAGGATCCACGTCGTGAGCTGGTGGAGCGGCTGCTGGAGCATGAACGCTTCAAGGCCGCGGCCCAGATGTTGATGCAGAAGCAGCAGATTGAGGAAGCGACCTGGACGAATCCGGGGATACGGGATTTTCGCGATTCGGCAGACGCCGAGCGGGAGATTGCGGCGGACACTGTGGATCTGGTTCGTGTCTTCCAGGACATTCTGGGGCGGCTGCGCAAGCGTCCCGTGCTGGATGTCGACGAGGAGTCGGTCACAGTCGCACAGATGATTGACTATGTGAAGCGGCGCCTGGTGATGGAAGACAAGGCGGTCTCGCTGAGGAAGCTGCTGCATAACACGCATACGGAGCGGGCGCTGATCTGCATGTTCCTGGCGATGCTGGAGCTGGTGCGTCTGCAGGCGGTTCTGTTCTACCAGCCGGTTGTACAGGGAGACATCCTCATCAAGAAAGCCGAAAACTTCGATCAGGTCTTTGCGGACCAGCAACAGGCCAGGGACGACTGGAAATAG
- the trpS gene encoding tryptophan--tRNA ligase, protein MTEPTSSTTRPRILSGMRPTGKLHLGNYMGALYNWVKLQHEYECYFFIADFHALTTDYANTAKLRENVDEVILDFLAAGLDPEVCTIFIQSDVKAHFELNDLLGMITPLSWLERVPTYKDQQEQLKEKDLATFGFLGYPLLQSADILLYKPRYVPVGADQIAHVELTREIARRFNQFFPGDFFLAPDAAPWEMGAIQEKARKLSGDKTRTTFSAHELYEAAQQTKKLTGFGRHEILPEPDVLLTPSPKLPGTDGRKMSKSYKNTILLSDPETEIRAKLKTMVTDPARVRREDKGNPDVCPVFDLHRVFSSVETQQKAREGCTTAGIGCIECKSWVADAIVAHLAPIQERRRHYEANFVEVKEILRQGAVRAAKRANQTMQEVRDAVGLSSL, encoded by the coding sequence ATGACCGAACCCACCTCTTCGACGACACGGCCACGGATTTTGAGCGGTATGCGGCCTACAGGAAAGCTGCACCTGGGCAACTACATGGGTGCGCTCTACAACTGGGTGAAGCTGCAGCACGAGTATGAGTGCTACTTCTTTATCGCGGATTTCCACGCGCTGACGACAGACTATGCGAACACAGCCAAGCTGAGGGAGAACGTTGACGAGGTCATCCTGGACTTTCTGGCCGCAGGACTGGATCCTGAGGTCTGCACGATCTTTATCCAGAGCGACGTAAAGGCGCACTTTGAGCTCAACGATCTGTTAGGCATGATTACTCCCCTTAGCTGGCTGGAGCGGGTGCCAACCTACAAGGATCAGCAGGAGCAGCTGAAGGAGAAGGACCTGGCGACCTTTGGGTTCCTTGGCTATCCTCTGCTGCAGAGTGCGGACATTCTGCTTTATAAGCCCCGTTATGTTCCTGTGGGAGCCGATCAGATTGCGCATGTCGAGCTGACTCGAGAGATTGCGCGGCGTTTCAACCAGTTTTTCCCTGGGGATTTTTTTCTTGCGCCGGATGCGGCACCATGGGAGATGGGCGCCATCCAGGAAAAAGCACGAAAACTTTCCGGAGACAAGACCAGGACGACCTTTTCTGCGCATGAACTTTATGAAGCGGCGCAGCAGACCAAGAAACTGACCGGCTTTGGCCGCCATGAGATTCTGCCAGAACCGGATGTGCTGCTGACGCCTTCTCCCAAGCTACCGGGTACCGACGGGCGAAAGATGTCCAAGAGCTACAAGAACACGATTCTGCTGTCTGATCCCGAGACGGAGATTCGGGCGAAGTTGAAGACGATGGTGACGGATCCTGCTCGCGTGCGCCGTGAAGATAAAGGCAATCCCGATGTCTGCCCTGTCTTCGACCTGCACAGGGTGTTTTCGAGCGTAGAGACACAGCAGAAGGCTCGCGAGGGCTGTACGACTGCAGGTATTGGTTGTATCGAGTGCAAGAGCTGGGTGGCGGATGCGATTGTCGCGCATCTGGCTCCCATCCAGGAACGCCGCCGTCACTATGAGGCGAACTTCGTTGAAGTAAAAGAGATTCTCCGGCAGGGGGCGGTACGCGCCGCAAAGCGGGCGAACCAGACCATGCAGGAAGTCCGCGATGCGGTGGGCCTTTCATCCTTATGA